Proteins co-encoded in one Cupriavidus nantongensis genomic window:
- a CDS encoding ATP-binding protein, translating into MNMSTRNPNEPIENLAIGQIIEVDGSRLVAELNPTLSELSRVYAGETYPIGQFGSIIRIHFGRRLVYALVGRLRMKSEFQAERGLVPASSSDERIVEADLFGEGEWVHGASGEWELRFERGVSTYPLPQQTVYLTPKAELRFIYGRAKGAVVQLGQHVGSGGTPCLADLNELLGKHTAVLGSTGAGKSGTVAAIIHSILERGDTNSYDKWKPRIIILDPHGEYGSAFADHTKLSSDDGTLTLPYWLLDFQETVALLIGKTEFVATSQANIVKSALMSAREEGAQQLGLDANLITVDSPVPYKLSALKTKIEADKPPQASKQDSHNSILQKLEVLMTDARLRFMMTEGNGDGNDPFPEVIKQLTSDGPQPRIIDLSGVPNEVAGVSSAGIARTLFNLKIWQTQPERESDPVLVVCEEAHRYVPNRGEAQYEAAQEAIRRIAKEGRKYGVGLLLVSQRPSEVEATVLSQCNSWIVLRITNDTDREHVRSILPDSMSGLTKMLSGLRRQEAIFVGQAAMLPSRILIRDLKPEQLPKSNDIDFDKGWQNDATPDAQIEDVVNRWRYQRR; encoded by the coding sequence ATGAACATGTCGACTCGCAACCCCAACGAGCCAATTGAGAATCTGGCAATCGGACAGATAATTGAGGTTGATGGATCTCGCCTTGTAGCCGAGTTGAATCCAACTCTCTCGGAACTCTCGCGTGTGTATGCGGGAGAAACCTATCCCATCGGACAATTTGGTTCCATTATCAGAATTCATTTCGGGCGTCGCCTCGTTTACGCGTTGGTCGGCCGACTGAGGATGAAATCGGAATTTCAGGCGGAGCGAGGATTGGTGCCAGCATCATCTTCGGATGAAAGAATTGTCGAAGCAGACCTGTTCGGCGAAGGCGAATGGGTTCATGGGGCATCCGGTGAATGGGAACTTCGTTTTGAACGTGGGGTTTCAACCTACCCACTCCCGCAGCAAACGGTTTATCTGACTCCAAAAGCTGAATTGCGGTTTATTTACGGGAGAGCTAAGGGTGCCGTTGTTCAGCTCGGGCAGCATGTCGGTTCCGGCGGAACCCCCTGCCTTGCGGATTTGAACGAACTACTCGGTAAACATACAGCAGTTCTCGGGTCCACTGGCGCTGGAAAATCGGGTACGGTTGCCGCCATCATTCATAGTATTCTTGAGAGGGGCGACACAAATTCATATGACAAATGGAAGCCAAGGATAATTATCCTCGACCCCCATGGGGAATACGGCAGCGCATTTGCCGATCACACCAAACTTTCTTCTGATGACGGAACGTTAACCCTTCCATACTGGCTGTTGGACTTCCAGGAGACAGTTGCCCTGTTGATTGGAAAGACTGAATTTGTCGCGACATCACAGGCCAATATCGTCAAGAGCGCCCTCATGTCCGCCCGTGAAGAGGGAGCACAGCAGCTCGGTCTTGACGCCAATCTCATTACTGTCGACTCTCCCGTTCCATATAAGCTGTCGGCACTTAAAACAAAAATAGAAGCGGACAAACCTCCACAGGCGAGCAAACAGGATTCTCATAACTCGATACTTCAAAAACTCGAAGTATTGATGACCGATGCCCGACTTAGATTCATGATGACGGAAGGGAACGGTGATGGTAACGATCCATTCCCTGAAGTCATTAAGCAACTCACTAGTGACGGACCTCAGCCACGCATTATCGATCTGTCCGGCGTCCCCAACGAAGTAGCCGGTGTATCAAGTGCGGGTATTGCTCGAACCCTATTCAATTTGAAGATATGGCAGACGCAGCCAGAACGGGAATCTGATCCGGTCCTAGTGGTTTGCGAGGAAGCTCATCGCTATGTTCCGAATCGGGGCGAAGCGCAATATGAGGCCGCTCAAGAGGCGATCAGGCGCATCGCCAAGGAAGGACGAAAGTATGGTGTTGGGCTCTTGTTGGTATCCCAGCGCCCGAGCGAAGTAGAGGCAACTGTTCTTTCACAATGTAATAGCTGGATTGTTCTGAGAATCACTAATGACACCGACAGGGAGCACGTTCGATCCATACTGCCAGATTCGATGTCCGGTCTGACGAAGATGCTATCTGGCCTGCGGAGGCAGGAAGCGATCTTTGTTGGCCAGGCTGCAATGCTGCCTTCGCGCATTCTTATACGGGATTTGAAGCCTGAGCAGTTACCGAAATCAAATGACATCGACTTCGATAAGGGGTGGCAAAATGATGCAACCCCTGATGCACAGATCGAAGATGTCGTTAACCGTTGGAGATATCAGCGCCGATGA
- the traD gene encoding type IV conjugative transfer system coupling protein TraD, producing MAQPHAVEVLLRPAVELYTVAVCTGAAILCLAAPWSLALNPLLGLGSALAFLTFGAIRLRDAWAILRYRRNIRRLPRYVMTSRDVPVSQQRLFVGRGFRWEQRHTHRLMQTYRPEFRRYVEPTAIYRAARRLEERLEFAPFPVSKLARALAWDSPLNPARPLPPVGGMPRLHGIEPAEVDVTLPLGERVGHTLVLGTTRVGKTRLAELFITQDIRRKVRGEHEVVIVFDPKGDADLLKRMYVEAKRAGREGEFYVFHLGWPDISARYNAVGRFGRISEVATRIAGQLSGEGNSAAFREFAWRFVNIIARALVELGQRPDYLLIQRHVINIDALFIEYAHHYFARNEPKAWEVIVQLEAKLNDKNIPRNMIGREKRVVALEQYLSQVRVYDPVLDGLRSAVRYDRTYFDKIVASLLPLLEKLTTGKIAQLLAPNYSDLSDPRPIFDWMQVIRKRAVVYVGLDALSDAEVAAAVGNSMFSDLVSVAGHIYKFGVDDGLPGAAVGAKIPINVHADEFNELMGDEFIPMVNKGGGAGVQVTAYTQTLSDIEARIGNRAKAGQVVGNFNNLFMLRVRETATAELLTRQLPKVEVYATALMSGATDSSDPHGNTAFTSNTQDRISTTSAPLIEPAHVVALPKGQCFALIEGGNLWKVRMPLPAPDPDEAMPKDLQELAGYMRQHYVEAGDWWENQGIPGLQDKALPDDLLDDFKQMAAAEEAEA from the coding sequence ATGGCCCAACCGCATGCGGTCGAGGTTCTGCTGCGGCCAGCGGTGGAGCTATACACCGTGGCGGTCTGCACCGGCGCCGCGATTCTGTGCCTGGCGGCACCGTGGTCGCTCGCGCTGAACCCGCTGCTCGGCCTGGGCTCGGCGCTGGCTTTCCTGACCTTCGGCGCGATTCGCCTGCGCGATGCCTGGGCGATCCTGCGCTATCGCCGCAACATCCGCCGCCTGCCGCGCTACGTGATGACCAGCCGCGACGTGCCGGTGAGTCAGCAACGGCTGTTCGTCGGCCGGGGCTTTCGCTGGGAGCAGCGGCACACGCACCGGCTGATGCAGACCTACCGGCCGGAGTTCCGCCGCTATGTCGAGCCGACGGCGATCTACCGGGCCGCCCGGCGGCTGGAGGAGCGGCTTGAGTTCGCGCCGTTTCCCGTCTCGAAGCTGGCGCGCGCGCTGGCCTGGGACAGCCCGCTCAACCCGGCGCGGCCGCTGCCGCCGGTCGGCGGAATGCCGCGCCTGCATGGCATCGAACCGGCCGAGGTCGACGTCACCCTGCCGCTGGGCGAGCGCGTCGGCCACACCCTGGTGCTGGGCACCACGCGCGTGGGCAAGACGCGGCTGGCCGAGTTGTTCATCACGCAAGACATCCGCCGCAAGGTCCGCGGCGAGCACGAGGTGGTCATCGTCTTCGACCCCAAGGGCGATGCCGACCTGTTGAAGCGCATGTACGTCGAAGCCAAGCGCGCCGGGCGCGAAGGCGAGTTCTACGTCTTTCATCTGGGCTGGCCGGACATCTCGGCGCGCTACAACGCGGTGGGCCGGTTCGGGCGGATCTCCGAGGTGGCCACGCGCATCGCCGGACAGCTCTCGGGCGAAGGCAACAGCGCCGCGTTCCGCGAATTCGCCTGGCGCTTCGTCAACATCATCGCGCGCGCCCTGGTCGAGCTGGGGCAGCGGCCGGACTATCTGCTGATCCAGCGCCACGTCATCAACATCGACGCGCTGTTCATCGAGTACGCCCACCACTACTTCGCCAGGAACGAGCCGAAGGCCTGGGAGGTCATCGTCCAGCTCGAAGCGAAGCTGAACGACAAGAACATCCCGCGCAACATGATCGGGCGCGAGAAGCGCGTGGTGGCCCTCGAACAGTACCTCTCCCAAGTGCGCGTCTATGACCCGGTGCTCGACGGCCTGCGCAGCGCCGTGCGCTACGACCGGACGTACTTCGACAAGATCGTCGCTTCGCTGCTGCCGCTGCTGGAGAAGCTCACCACCGGCAAGATCGCGCAACTGCTCGCACCGAACTATTCCGACCTGTCCGACCCGCGACCGATCTTCGACTGGATGCAGGTCATCCGCAAACGCGCGGTGGTCTACGTGGGGCTGGATGCGCTGTCCGACGCCGAGGTCGCGGCGGCGGTGGGCAACTCGATGTTCAGCGATCTGGTCTCGGTCGCCGGCCACATCTACAAGTTCGGCGTCGATGACGGGCTACCCGGCGCAGCGGTGGGTGCCAAGATTCCGATCAACGTCCACGCCGACGAATTCAATGAACTCATGGGTGACGAGTTCATCCCGATGGTCAACAAGGGCGGCGGTGCCGGCGTGCAGGTGACGGCCTACACGCAGACCTTGAGCGACATCGAGGCGCGCATCGGCAACCGTGCCAAGGCCGGCCAGGTCGTCGGCAACTTCAACAACCTGTTCATGCTGCGCGTGCGCGAAACCGCCACCGCCGAACTGCTGACGCGACAACTGCCCAAGGTCGAGGTGTACGCCACGGCACTGATGAGCGGCGCCACCGACAGCTCCGACCCGCACGGCAATACCGCGTTCACGTCCAACACGCAGGACCGCATCAGCACGACCAGCGCGCCATTGATCGAGCCCGCGCATGTCGTGGCGCTGCCCAAGGGGCAATGCTTCGCGCTGATCGAGGGCGGCAACCTCTGGAAAGTCCGCATGCCGCTGCCGGCACCCGATCCCGACGAAGCCATGCCAAAGGATCTGCAGGAGCTGGCCGGCTACATGCGTCAGCACTACGTCGAGGCAGGAGACTGGTGGGAGAACCAAGGCATCCCCGGCCTGCAGGACAAGGCGCTGCCCGACGACCTGCTGGACGACTTCAAGCAAATGGCCGCGGCTGAAGAGGCCGAAGCATGA
- a CDS encoding PilL N-terminal domain-containing protein: MQPSIRAVHRLALAAGLLAGSLLAAGCATTAAPSAPAVPAASPTAVAPEPGFVPVARYGRYTLVELVPEPAQRDLLQQAVEVSIPPMLDASVGDAMRHVLLRSGYRLCDAAEAATLYALPLPAAHLRLGPLMLRDALLTLAGPAWELSVDDLTRQVCFSRHGAPTFLSANPPGAATSVPDADRPEETQP; the protein is encoded by the coding sequence ATGCAACCATCCATCCGCGCTGTTCACCGCCTGGCCCTCGCCGCTGGCTTGCTGGCCGGCAGTCTGTTGGCCGCCGGCTGCGCCACGACCGCCGCACCGTCTGCGCCAGCGGTGCCGGCCGCATCGCCAACCGCCGTCGCGCCGGAGCCGGGTTTCGTTCCGGTGGCCCGCTATGGCCGCTACACCCTGGTCGAGCTGGTGCCGGAGCCCGCGCAGCGTGATCTCTTGCAACAGGCGGTGGAGGTCTCGATTCCGCCCATGCTCGATGCCAGCGTGGGCGACGCCATGCGCCATGTGCTCCTGCGCTCCGGCTACCGGCTCTGCGATGCGGCCGAAGCCGCCACGCTCTACGCGCTGCCGCTGCCTGCCGCACACCTGCGCCTGGGTCCGCTGATGCTGCGCGATGCCTTGCTGACCCTTGCCGGCCCCGCCTGGGAGCTGTCGGTCGATGACTTGACCCGCCAGGTCTGCTTCAGCCGGCACGGTGCTCCCACCTTCCTTTCCGCCAACCCGCCCGGCGCCGCCACGTCCGTGCCGGACGCCGACCGGCCCGAGGAGACGCAGCCATGA
- a CDS encoding lytic transglycosylase gives MAAAIGAPGRERRPSRAIRCASAALLLATGGWALAALGREVPPPAYQLAAHRADVPAAVLYAVALQESGAMLRGRLIPWPWTLNVAGTPQRYATRAEACAGLRRALARTPANRIDAGLGQVNLGYHTHRYTQPCELLDPYRNLAVAAEILREQHTPGEDWLLAIGRYHRPAGGAPAARYRRSVHRHLTRVLDAGVPVPTLQATTP, from the coding sequence ATGGCAGCGGCAATAGGTGCTCCGGGCCGGGAGCGTCGGCCATCCCGCGCCATCCGCTGCGCCAGCGCCGCGCTGCTTCTTGCCACCGGCGGCTGGGCGTTGGCCGCCCTGGGGCGGGAAGTGCCGCCGCCGGCCTATCAACTGGCGGCGCATCGTGCAGACGTGCCGGCGGCGGTGCTGTACGCGGTGGCCTTGCAGGAGAGCGGCGCCATGCTGCGCGGGCGCCTGATCCCCTGGCCGTGGACGCTCAACGTCGCCGGCACGCCACAGCGCTACGCCACCCGCGCCGAGGCCTGCGCGGGGTTGCGCCGGGCACTCGCCCGCACGCCGGCCAATCGCATCGACGCCGGCCTCGGCCAGGTCAATCTCGGCTACCACACGCATCGCTACACGCAGCCCTGCGAGCTGCTGGACCCGTACCGCAACCTCGCCGTCGCTGCGGAAATCCTGCGCGAACAGCACACGCCGGGCGAGGACTGGCTGCTTGCCATCGGCCGCTATCACCGGCCCGCCGGCGGAGCACCCGCGGCGCGCTACCGGCGCAGTGTGCATCGGCACCTGACCCGCGTGCTCGACGCCGGCGTTCCCGTTCCAACCCTCCAGGCCACCACGCCATGA
- a CDS encoding integrating conjugative element protein: MNHIVLIAATGLLSTTTAFAQTASAPLIVVEDRGGDSALPYYRPLNPQPDQATPPPPMPAPRAGNAADAEAAMLPVRSTQLSPGEAQRRVIRAPGLTALFLIGDDERSRAWLRQRQAALRELQAVGLVVNVESMAALTALRRLAPGLTLSPASGDDLAQRLGLRHYPVLITSTGVEQ; encoded by the coding sequence ATGAACCACATCGTCCTCATCGCCGCCACCGGGCTGCTGTCCACGACCACCGCCTTCGCCCAGACCGCCTCCGCGCCGCTGATCGTCGTCGAAGACCGCGGCGGCGACTCCGCGCTGCCGTACTACCGGCCGCTGAATCCCCAGCCGGATCAGGCCACACCGCCGCCCCCGATGCCAGCCCCTCGCGCGGGCAACGCGGCTGACGCCGAAGCCGCCATGCTGCCGGTGCGCTCGACGCAACTGTCGCCGGGCGAGGCGCAGCGCCGCGTCATCCGGGCGCCGGGCCTGACAGCGCTGTTCCTGATCGGCGACGACGAGCGTTCGCGTGCCTGGCTGCGGCAGCGGCAGGCGGCGCTGCGCGAGCTGCAGGCCGTGGGCCTGGTGGTCAATGTGGAGTCGATGGCCGCGCTGACGGCGCTGCGCAGGCTGGCTCCCGGCCTGACCCTCTCGCCGGCCTCCGGCGACGACCTGGCCCAGCGCCTGGGCCTGCGCCACTACCCGGTGCTCATCACGTCCACCGGCGTCGAGCAGTAG
- a CDS encoding TIGR03747 family integrating conjugative element membrane protein has protein sequence MSDPAVAAQRQQQRQQGLIAGLVTLPFRFFGVLCGALLLCILIECVGMHFFWPDQGWRHAQGMLHYELDQLSTHFTRSALVQEPGRTAHRLVEQGYDWLFVKSGLLDWIRDASAQASAGSHRPTKDFRYYIGLVYVHLESYLIASAYTTLVFLVRLLVLCLTLPLFLMAAFVGLVDGLVRRDIRRFGAGRESGFIYHRARASLIPLAVLPWVTYLALPVSVNPLLILLPSAALLGVAVCIAAATFKKYL, from the coding sequence ATGAGCGATCCGGCCGTCGCGGCCCAGCGCCAGCAGCAACGACAGCAGGGGCTGATCGCCGGCCTGGTCACGCTGCCGTTCCGCTTCTTCGGCGTGCTGTGCGGCGCGCTGCTGCTGTGCATCCTGATCGAATGCGTCGGCATGCACTTCTTCTGGCCCGATCAGGGCTGGCGCCACGCGCAGGGCATGCTGCACTACGAGCTGGATCAGCTCTCCACGCATTTCACGCGCAGCGCACTGGTGCAGGAGCCGGGGCGCACTGCGCACCGGCTGGTCGAGCAGGGCTACGACTGGCTGTTCGTGAAGAGCGGTCTGCTGGACTGGATACGCGACGCCTCGGCGCAGGCCAGCGCCGGCAGCCATCGCCCAACCAAGGATTTCCGCTACTACATCGGCCTGGTCTACGTGCATCTGGAGAGCTACCTGATCGCCTCGGCCTACACGACGCTGGTCTTCCTCGTGCGGCTGCTGGTGCTGTGCCTGACCCTGCCGCTGTTCCTGATGGCCGCCTTCGTCGGGCTGGTGGACGGCCTGGTGCGCCGGGACATCCGCCGCTTCGGCGCGGGACGCGAGTCGGGGTTCATCTATCACCGCGCCAGGGCCAGCCTGATCCCGCTGGCCGTGCTGCCGTGGGTGACTTACCTAGCACTGCCGGTTAGCGTGAACCCGCTGCTGATCCTGCTGCCCAGCGCGGCACTGCTCGGCGTGGCGGTGTGCATTGCGGCGGCGACGTTCAAGAAATATCTGTAG
- a CDS encoding helicase-related protein, translating into MSLDLETVPETAVQGDLLEAAASPLTLSLQDFVTEFGDELLDSLNRANPPVYTGQVRVHRQLILAALKRKLFPAQADVVHAVTELLVDRGERAAIVNGEMGCGKTTVGIATAAVLNAEGYRRTLVLSPPHLVYKWRREIQETVAGAKVWVLNGPDTLVKLLKLREQLGVPAQGQEFFVLGRVRMRMGFHWKPVFVRRRAPHGDVGACPDCGHVITDLDGEPINPVELEAEESRRKCSHCRAPLWSLIRPRGLSASDQSSTVLKALKRIPTIGEVTAQKLMQKFGDAFLASMLGDNIHEFINLMDGNGELVFSDRQAHRMERAMANMEFGFGEGGYQPSEFIKRQLPQGTFDLLIADEAHEYKNGGSAQGQAMGVLAAKARKTLLLTGTLMGGYGDDLFHLLFRALPGRMIEDGYRPTKSGSMTSAAMAFMRDHGVLKDIYSESTGTAHKTAKGTKVSVRTVKAPGFGPKGVLRCVLPFTVFLKLKDIGGNVLPPYDEEFREVAMDTAQAAAYRDLAGRLTQELKQALAKRDTTLLGVVLNVLLAWPDCCFRSETVVHPRTRNTLAFVPAQFNELEVMPKECELIEICKQEKAEGRKTLVYSVYTGTRDTTSRLKVLLEQEGFKVAVLRASVDASRREDWIAEQLDRGIDVLITNPELVKTGLDLLEFPTIVFLQSGYNVYSLQQAARRSWRIGQKQPVRVIYLGYANSSQMTCLGLMARKIMVSQSTSGDVPESGLDVLNQDGDSVEVALARQLVTV; encoded by the coding sequence ATGTCCCTCGATCTCGAAACCGTTCCCGAAACCGCTGTGCAGGGCGACCTGCTCGAAGCGGCCGCTTCACCCCTCACGCTCAGCCTGCAGGACTTCGTAACGGAGTTCGGCGACGAGTTGCTCGATTCGCTCAACCGTGCCAATCCGCCGGTCTACACCGGCCAGGTGCGGGTGCATCGGCAACTGATCCTCGCCGCGCTTAAGCGCAAGCTGTTCCCCGCGCAAGCCGATGTGGTCCATGCCGTCACCGAGCTGCTGGTCGACCGCGGCGAACGCGCCGCGATCGTCAACGGCGAGATGGGCTGCGGCAAGACGACGGTGGGTATTGCCACCGCCGCCGTGCTCAACGCCGAAGGCTACCGCCGCACCCTGGTGCTCTCGCCACCCCACCTGGTCTACAAGTGGCGGCGCGAGATCCAGGAGACGGTGGCCGGTGCCAAGGTCTGGGTGCTCAATGGCCCGGACACGCTGGTCAAGCTGCTGAAACTGCGCGAGCAGTTGGGCGTGCCGGCGCAGGGCCAGGAGTTCTTCGTCCTGGGCCGCGTGCGGATGCGGATGGGGTTCCACTGGAAACCTGTCTTCGTTCGGCGGCGCGCGCCTCACGGCGACGTGGGGGCCTGCCCGGATTGCGGGCATGTCATCACCGACCTCGACGGCGAGCCGATCAACCCGGTCGAACTCGAAGCCGAGGAGTCCCGCCGCAAATGCAGCCACTGCCGTGCACCGCTGTGGTCGTTGATCCGTCCCAGAGGCCTGTCCGCCAGCGACCAGTCCTCGACCGTGCTCAAGGCACTGAAGCGTATTCCAACCATCGGGGAAGTCACCGCGCAGAAGCTGATGCAAAAGTTCGGTGACGCCTTCCTCGCGTCGATGCTCGGGGACAACATCCACGAGTTCATCAACCTGATGGATGGCAACGGCGAGCTGGTCTTCTCGGACCGGCAAGCCCACCGGATGGAACGCGCGATGGCCAACATGGAGTTCGGCTTCGGCGAGGGCGGCTACCAGCCGTCCGAGTTCATTAAGAGGCAGCTTCCCCAAGGCACGTTCGACCTGCTCATCGCCGACGAGGCGCACGAGTACAAGAACGGCGGCTCCGCACAGGGCCAGGCCATGGGCGTGTTGGCGGCCAAGGCGCGCAAGACGCTATTGCTCACCGGCACACTGATGGGCGGCTACGGCGACGACCTGTTCCACCTGCTGTTCCGAGCCCTTCCGGGGCGGATGATCGAAGACGGCTACCGGCCGACGAAGAGCGGCAGCATGACCTCGGCCGCGATGGCGTTCATGCGCGATCACGGTGTCTTGAAGGACATCTATTCCGAGAGCACTGGCACGGCGCACAAGACGGCCAAGGGCACCAAGGTATCGGTGCGCACGGTCAAGGCGCCGGGCTTCGGTCCGAAGGGCGTGCTGCGTTGCGTCCTGCCGTTCACGGTCTTCCTCAAGTTGAAGGACATCGGTGGCAACGTGCTGCCGCCCTACGACGAGGAGTTCCGCGAAGTCGCGATGGACACGGCGCAGGCCGCGGCCTACCGCGATCTGGCGGGTCGGCTGACCCAGGAGCTGAAGCAGGCCCTGGCGAAGCGCGACACGACGCTGCTCGGTGTAGTCCTCAACGTGCTGCTGGCCTGGCCGGACTGCTGCTTCCGGTCGGAAACAGTGGTGCATCCGCGCACGCGCAACACCCTGGCGTTCGTACCGGCTCAGTTCAACGAGCTGGAAGTGATGCCCAAGGAATGCGAGCTGATCGAGATCTGCAAGCAGGAGAAGGCAGAAGGTCGCAAGACCCTGGTCTATTCGGTCTACACCGGCACGCGCGACACCACGTCGCGTTTGAAGGTGCTGCTGGAGCAGGAAGGCTTCAAGGTGGCGGTACTGCGCGCGAGCGTGGATGCCTCCCGCCGCGAGGACTGGATCGCCGAGCAGTTGGACCGTGGCATCGACGTGCTCATCACCAATCCCGAGCTGGTGAAAACCGGCCTGGACCTGCTGGAGTTCCCGACCATCGTGTTCCTCCAGTCCGGCTACAACGTGTATTCGTTGCAGCAGGCCGCCCGGCGCTCATGGCGCATCGGCCAGAAGCAGCCGGTGCGCGTGATCTACCTCGGCTACGCCAACTCCTCGCAGATGACCTGCCTGGGGTTGATGGCCCGGAAGATCATGGTGTCGCAGAGCACGTCGGGCGACGTGCCCGAGTCCGGACTCGATGTCCTGAACCAGGACGGCGACTCGGTGGAGGTGGCACTGGCACGGCAGCTTGTCACGGTCTGA
- a CDS encoding TIGR03759 family integrating conjugative element protein yields the protein MNLRPLLAAVVLFAAFGASAQPAPVTNSRMVLAQVQPGADAALDERQAREWGLQPEEWARYRQLMQGPLGVYSPQLDPLTALGIEARSEEERRRYAELQVQAEARRVGKTLAYQRAYDAAWQRLFPGQPRVSLPGAKAQGAGNTGSGRLAVFVKADCAPCAQRVQQLQAAGTAFDLYMVGSRQDDARIRQWATQAGIDPARVRARAITLNHDAGRWLSLGLPGELPAVVREVNGQWQRQ from the coding sequence ATGAACCTGCGGCCGTTGCTCGCTGCCGTCGTTCTGTTCGCCGCTTTCGGCGCATCCGCCCAGCCGGCCCCGGTGACGAACTCGCGCATGGTGCTCGCCCAGGTGCAGCCGGGCGCCGATGCCGCGCTCGACGAGAGGCAGGCACGGGAATGGGGGCTTCAGCCCGAGGAGTGGGCGCGTTACCGGCAACTGATGCAGGGGCCGCTCGGGGTCTATTCGCCCCAGCTCGATCCGCTCACGGCGCTGGGCATCGAGGCACGTAGCGAGGAGGAGCGCAGGCGCTACGCAGAGTTGCAGGTGCAGGCCGAGGCCCGGCGCGTCGGCAAGACGCTGGCCTACCAGCGCGCCTACGACGCGGCGTGGCAGCGCCTGTTTCCCGGCCAGCCGCGCGTGAGCCTGCCCGGCGCCAAGGCGCAGGGTGCCGGCAACACCGGCTCCGGGCGCCTGGCGGTCTTCGTCAAGGCCGACTGCGCACCGTGCGCGCAGCGCGTGCAGCAGTTGCAGGCGGCCGGTACGGCCTTCGATCTCTACATGGTCGGCAGCCGTCAGGACGACGCGCGCATCCGGCAGTGGGCCACCCAGGCGGGCATCGACCCGGCCCGGGTGCGCGCCCGCGCCATCACGCTCAACCACGATGCGGGGCGCTGGCTGTCGCTCGGCCTGCCCGGCGAGCTGCCGGCCGTGGTGCGCGAGGTGAACGGCCAATGGCAGCGGCAATAG
- a CDS encoding SIR2 family protein — MSASDNLEPVWAAPFGDALDALDALMAQHGRVFLIGAGCSKCAGLPLMEELTAKVLDSGVLDADTTDILNGIQDRFIGASGPNIEDYLSEIIDLLAIAERRTERGATDNQVSIKDKQYSGQQLRESAEKIKRTIADIIECGDKKIDVSVHREFVKAVHRPIRPGKTDGLGCVDYLCLNYDTLLEDALALERISFSDGLDGGVTGWWNPTVFERDGLSSRIFKLHGSINWCEFDGDPLPRRVAGNVNVQSEGDKRILIWPASTKYRETQRDPYAQLAQHGRSALRATPGSQRILVTCGYRFGDSHINLEIDRALRESDGRLTVVVFTSDNDPQGQLKRWHDDPAISEQVLVFANRGFFHGSNRTSSDADLLWWKFENLTRLLGGER, encoded by the coding sequence ATGAGCGCATCTGACAATCTCGAACCGGTTTGGGCTGCTCCATTTGGTGACGCGCTGGATGCCTTGGATGCGCTTATGGCCCAGCATGGGAGAGTGTTTCTGATCGGCGCGGGTTGCAGCAAATGCGCGGGCCTACCGTTGATGGAAGAACTTACTGCCAAGGTACTGGATAGCGGTGTGCTGGATGCTGACACCACAGATATTCTCAATGGAATTCAGGACAGATTCATTGGCGCGAGCGGCCCCAACATTGAGGACTACCTTAGTGAGATTATTGACCTGCTGGCTATTGCTGAGAGAAGGACTGAGCGAGGCGCGACCGATAACCAGGTATCTATCAAAGACAAACAGTATTCTGGACAGCAACTGAGAGAATCTGCTGAAAAAATCAAGCGAACTATTGCCGACATCATTGAGTGTGGCGATAAGAAAATTGATGTATCGGTTCATCGGGAATTCGTGAAAGCGGTTCACCGCCCAATTCGACCGGGCAAAACAGACGGTCTTGGTTGCGTGGATTATCTCTGCCTCAACTACGACACGCTGCTTGAAGATGCGCTTGCGCTGGAGAGAATTTCTTTCTCAGACGGTCTGGACGGTGGAGTAACCGGATGGTGGAACCCCACAGTTTTTGAGCGCGATGGGCTCTCGTCGCGGATCTTCAAATTGCACGGTTCCATTAACTGGTGTGAGTTCGATGGCGATCCTCTTCCTCGCCGTGTCGCCGGCAATGTCAATGTGCAATCTGAAGGCGATAAAAGAATCCTAATTTGGCCCGCGTCAACCAAGTACCGCGAGACTCAAAGAGACCCATACGCACAATTGGCCCAACATGGGAGAAGCGCATTAAGGGCCACTCCGGGGTCACAGAGAATTCTCGTTACGTGCGGGTATCGCTTTGGAGATTCACACATCAATCTAGAAATTGACCGTGCTTTGCGCGAATCGGATGGCCGTCTTACCGTCGTGGTATTTACCTCTGATAATGATCCACAAGGCCAACTGAAGAGGTGGCATGATGATCCCGCTATCTCCGAACAGGTCCTAGTTTTCGCAAATCGCGGCTTCTTTCATGGTAGCAATAGAACGTCATCCGACGCCGACCTACTTTGGTGGAAGTTTGAAAATCTGACCCGCCTGCTTGGAGGTGAAAGATGA